Proteins encoded together in one Onychomys torridus chromosome 1, mOncTor1.1, whole genome shotgun sequence window:
- the Ubtd1 gene encoding ubiquitin domain-containing protein 1, which yields MGNCVGRQRRERPAAPGHPRKRAGRNEPLKRERLRWKSDYPMTDGQLRSKRDEFWDTAPAFEGRKEIWDALKAAAYAAEANDHELAQAILDGASITLPHGTLCECYDELGNRYQLPIYCLSPPVNLLLEHTEEESLEPPEPTPSVRREFPLKVRLSTGKDVRLSASLPDTVGQLKRQLHSQEGIEPSWQRWFFSGKLLTDRTRLQETKIQKDFVIQVIINQPPPPQD from the exons GACGGAATGAGCCCTTGAAGAGGGAGCGGCTCAGGTGGAAGAGTGACTACCCCATGACGGACGGGCAGCTGCGGAGCAAACGAGACGAGTTCTGGGACACAGCTCCTGCCTTTGAGGGCCGCAAGGAGATCTGGGATGCTCTCAAGGCGGCCGCCTATGCTGCTGAAGCTAATGACCATGAGCTGGCTCAGGCCATCCTGGATGGAGCCAGCATCACTTTGCCTCATG GAACCCTTTGTGAATGCTATGATGAGCTGGGCAATCGATACCAACTGCCCATCTATTGCCTGTCACCACCCGTGAACCTGCTGCTGGAGCATACGGAGGAGGAGAGCCTGGAGCCTCCTGAGCCCACCCCTAGTGTGCGCCGAGAATTCCCACTGAAAGTACGCCTCTCCACAGGCAAGGACGTGAGGCTCAGCGCCAGCCTGCCCGACACAGTGGGGCAGCTCAAGAGGCAGCTGCACAGCCAGGAGGGCATCGAGCCATCCTGGCAGAGATGGTTCTTCTCTGGGAAGCTGCTTACAGACCGCACACGGCTCCAGGAAACCAAGATTCAAAAAGACTTTGTCATCCAGGTCATCATCAACCAGCCCCCACCACCCCAGGACTGA